One region of Acidovorax sp. T1 genomic DNA includes:
- a CDS encoding diguanylate cyclase domain-containing protein, producing MRFSATSRLILLAVLLSLGIGGLFARSIWTLREEAWHHAERTSVNLVRTLDQNIARTMESVDLSMQRVVEGVTDPYVMALPVEMRQRALFDNSLRVQGIGSLLVLDRAGNVVIDSEFLEPRKANFADRDYVKVFDSGAHTGLYVGAPVRARLTGRYSLPLSRAYYGPDGQVAGVVVGTLRLAHFQSLFEALNLGPGGSLNLFRSDGIVIARFPFSEDVRGRSLAGTANIRAFQSARSGVFTGRSAIDNVERLFAFRHVGDYPLMVNVAQSVDDILAGWYRSAWILGGFALLLMAACVGLAGLFARELRRRQQISARLEQAERDLRTILNNMPSMIGYWDRDLCNRFANHAYLDWFGQAPGQMRGRHIRELLGDELYEKNRPYLEQALQGHEQLFERTIVDPAGVERYAIASYVPDFDGDEVRGIFVQVTDITERKRMEEALFEEKERMRLTLRSIGDAVVCTDAQGLVTYLNPVAQRLTGWQGFDAAGRNVDEVVHLLVPDDQAPQPSPLRLALQQKKPVEPTRGVVLHRTSGQRFDVEESASPITDRHGQITGAVAVLRDVTDAVAMAEHMAHLAQYDALTDLPNRVLLQDRARQALAHARRDGNLVAVMYIDLDGFKQVNDTRGHDVGDELLVQLAQRLTGAVRASDTVCRQGGDEFVVLLPGIDAAEQACQVARKIMAACSAPYQLSSHVLSVDLSGGIALFPEHGQNFEALSRHADAAMYAAKHAGRRQFRLYAGADAEPVRVALEGDRVSACS from the coding sequence GTGCGTTTCTCTGCCACTTCCCGTCTGATCCTGCTGGCCGTGCTGCTGTCCTTGGGCATTGGCGGCCTGTTTGCCCGCAGCATCTGGACGCTGCGCGAGGAGGCGTGGCACCATGCCGAGCGCACCAGCGTCAATCTGGTGCGCACGCTGGACCAAAACATAGCCCGCACGATGGAGTCTGTTGACCTGTCAATGCAGAGGGTGGTGGAAGGCGTCACCGATCCGTACGTGATGGCCCTGCCGGTCGAAATGCGCCAACGCGCGCTGTTCGACAATTCGTTGCGTGTGCAGGGTATTGGCTCCCTTTTGGTGTTGGACCGGGCCGGCAACGTGGTGATCGACTCCGAGTTTCTGGAGCCCCGCAAGGCCAACTTTGCCGATCGAGACTACGTCAAGGTGTTTGATAGCGGCGCCCACACAGGTCTGTATGTGGGCGCGCCGGTGCGTGCGCGCCTGACCGGCCGGTACAGCCTGCCCCTGAGCCGCGCCTACTATGGGCCCGATGGCCAGGTGGCCGGTGTGGTCGTGGGCACCTTGCGGCTGGCGCATTTCCAAAGCCTGTTCGAAGCCTTGAACCTCGGGCCCGGTGGCAGCCTGAACCTGTTTCGCTCCGATGGCATTGTGATTGCGCGTTTTCCCTTCAGCGAAGACGTGCGGGGCCGCAGCCTGGCGGGCACGGCCAATATCCGCGCCTTTCAGTCGGCCCGCAGCGGCGTTTTTACCGGCCGGTCCGCGATTGACAACGTTGAGCGCCTTTTTGCGTTCCGGCATGTGGGCGACTATCCCCTGATGGTGAATGTGGCCCAGTCGGTGGATGACATCCTGGCCGGCTGGTACCGCAGCGCCTGGATTCTGGGTGGTTTTGCCCTGCTGCTGATGGCGGCCTGTGTGGGGCTGGCGGGGCTGTTTGCGCGGGAGTTGCGCCGCCGCCAGCAGATCAGTGCCAGGCTGGAACAGGCCGAGCGCGACCTGCGCACCATCCTGAACAATATGCCCTCCATGATTGGTTACTGGGATCGCGACCTGTGCAACCGTTTTGCCAACCATGCCTATCTGGACTGGTTTGGCCAGGCGCCCGGCCAAATGCGCGGCAGGCACATCCGCGAGCTGCTGGGCGACGAGCTCTACGAAAAGAACCGGCCTTATCTGGAGCAGGCGCTGCAGGGGCACGAGCAGCTTTTCGAGCGCACCATCGTCGACCCCGCCGGGGTGGAGCGCTACGCCATCGCCTCGTATGTGCCCGACTTTGACGGCGATGAGGTGCGCGGCATTTTCGTGCAGGTCACCGACATCACCGAGCGCAAGCGCATGGAAGAGGCGCTGTTCGAGGAAAAGGAGCGCATGCGCCTGACGCTCAGGTCCATTGGCGATGCCGTGGTCTGCACCGATGCGCAGGGCCTGGTCACCTACCTGAACCCCGTGGCCCAGCGCCTGACGGGCTGGCAGGGGTTTGATGCCGCGGGGCGCAATGTGGATGAGGTGGTGCACCTGCTGGTCCCGGACGATCAGGCGCCCCAGCCCAGCCCGCTGCGCCTGGCGCTGCAGCAGAAAAAGCCCGTGGAGCCCACGCGCGGCGTGGTGCTGCACCGCACCAGCGGCCAGCGCTTTGACGTGGAAGAATCGGCCAGCCCCATCACCGACCGCCACGGCCAGATCACCGGGGCCGTGGCCGTGCTGCGCGACGTGACCGACGCCGTGGCCATGGCCGAGCACATGGCGCACCTGGCGCAGTACGACGCGCTCACCGACCTGCCCAACCGCGTGCTGCTGCAAGACCGGGCCCGCCAGGCGCTGGCCCATGCCCGGCGCGATGGCAACTTGGTGGCCGTGATGTACATCGATCTGGATGGCTTCAAGCAAGTCAATGACACCCGGGGCCACGACGTGGGCGACGAGTTGCTGGTGCAGTTGGCCCAGCGCCTCACGGGTGCCGTGCGCGCGTCCGACACGGTGTGCCGCCAGGGCGGCGACGAATTCGTGGTGCTGCTGCCGGGCATTGACGCCGCCGAGCAGGCCTGCCAGGTGGCGCGCAAGATCATGGCCGCATGCAGCGCCCCTTATCAGCTCAGCAGCCACGTGCTGTCCGTGGATCTGAGCGGCGGCATCGCCCTGTTTCCCGAGCATGGCCAGAACTTCGAAGCGCTGTCGCGCCATGCCGACGCGGCCATGTATGCCGCCAAACATGCGGGCCGGCGGCAGTTTCGCCTGTATGCCGGGGCAGATGCCGAGCCCGTGCGCGTGGCCCTCGAAGGCGATCGGGTCTCAGCTTGCTCCTGA
- a CDS encoding alpha-hydroxy acid oxidase, translating into MPNLSKVTCIEDLRVVAQRRVPRMFYDYADSGSYTEGTYRANTADFQGIQLRQRVAVNMEGRSTRTTMVGQDVAMPVAIAPTGLTGMQHADGEILGARAAKAFGIPFTLSTMSICSIEDVARQTGNHPFWFQVYVMRDRDFIERLIDRAKAANCSALQLTLDLQILGQRHKDIKNGLSAPPKPTLGNLINLATKPRWCLGMLGTKRRSFGNIVGHAKGVGDLSSLSSWTAEQFDPQLNWGDVEWIKKRWGGKLILKGIMDAEDARLAVNSGADALIVSNHGGRQLDGAPSSIAALPAIAEAVGKDIEVWMDGGIRSGQDVLKARALGARGTLIGRSFLYGLGAYGEAGVTRALEIIQKELDITMAFCGRTHIDQVDRSILLPGTYPLA; encoded by the coding sequence GTGCCCAATCTGTCCAAAGTCACTTGCATTGAAGACCTGCGTGTTGTTGCCCAGCGCCGCGTGCCGCGCATGTTCTATGACTATGCCGATTCAGGTTCGTACACCGAGGGCACCTACCGCGCCAACACGGCCGATTTCCAGGGCATCCAACTGCGCCAGCGCGTGGCCGTGAACATGGAGGGCCGCAGCACTCGCACCACCATGGTGGGCCAGGACGTGGCCATGCCCGTGGCCATTGCGCCCACGGGCCTCACGGGCATGCAGCATGCCGATGGCGAAATCCTGGGCGCGCGTGCGGCCAAGGCGTTTGGTATTCCGTTCACGCTTTCGACCATGAGCATCTGCTCCATCGAAGACGTGGCCCGGCAGACCGGCAACCACCCGTTCTGGTTCCAGGTGTACGTGATGCGCGACCGCGACTTCATCGAGCGCCTGATCGACCGCGCCAAGGCCGCCAACTGCTCGGCCCTGCAGCTCACGCTGGACCTGCAGATCCTGGGCCAGCGCCACAAGGACATCAAGAATGGCCTCTCGGCCCCACCCAAGCCCACGCTGGGCAACCTCATCAACCTGGCGACCAAGCCGCGCTGGTGCCTGGGCATGCTGGGCACAAAACGCCGCAGCTTTGGCAACATCGTGGGCCATGCCAAGGGCGTGGGCGATTTGTCGTCGCTGTCGTCCTGGACGGCCGAGCAGTTCGACCCGCAGCTCAACTGGGGCGATGTGGAGTGGATCAAGAAACGCTGGGGCGGCAAGCTGATCCTGAAGGGCATCATGGACGCCGAAGACGCACGCCTGGCCGTCAATAGCGGTGCCGACGCGCTCATCGTCAGCAACCACGGTGGCCGCCAGCTCGACGGCGCGCCATCCTCCATTGCCGCACTGCCCGCCATCGCCGAGGCGGTGGGCAAGGACATCGAGGTGTGGATGGACGGCGGCATTCGCAGCGGCCAGGACGTGCTCAAGGCCCGCGCCCTGGGCGCGCGCGGCACGCTGATCGGCCGCAGTTTTCTGTATGGCCTGGGCGCCTATGGCGAGGCGGGCGTGACGCGGGCGCTCGAAATCATCCAGAAAGAGCTGGACATCACC